The following coding sequences lie in one Terriglobales bacterium genomic window:
- a CDS encoding DUF1810 family protein, producing MDLDRYNLQRFVEAQNPVYQRVLSELREGRKRTHWMWFIFPQIRG from the coding sequence ATGGATCTCGATCGCTACAACCTGCAGCGCTTCGTTGAAGCGCAGAACCCTGTGTACCAGCGAGTTCTCTCAGAGTTGCGCGAAGGCCGCAAGCGCACGCACTGGATGTGGTTTATCTTCCCCCAGATTCGCGG